From the Streptomyces pluripotens genome, one window contains:
- a CDS encoding GntR family transcriptional regulator produces the protein MPEQPPYLRIADELRRRIAEHEWEPGDRLPSRAQIGQECGVGENVVRRAQELLISQGVLEGRAGSGTYVAEPRQRVRVVRSSAREQPSGSPFRADMKAVGRQGDWESRTDAKVPAPADIAARLGITEGELCVRTTYEFLADGRPVQLSTSWEPYDLTAGSLVVLPEGGPHAGAGVVNRMAAIGVTVSHAVEHPEPRQATAEEASLLGIQKAALVTHIRRTYYSDQGRPVETADIVIPAAHCEIVYEIPINP, from the coding sequence ATGCCTGAGCAGCCGCCCTATCTCCGCATCGCCGACGAACTGCGGCGGCGGATCGCGGAGCACGAATGGGAGCCGGGGGACCGGCTTCCCTCGCGCGCCCAGATCGGCCAGGAGTGCGGCGTGGGCGAGAACGTGGTGCGCAGGGCTCAGGAGTTGCTGATCTCCCAAGGAGTGCTGGAGGGACGGGCCGGTTCAGGCACGTACGTCGCGGAGCCCCGGCAGCGGGTACGGGTCGTACGGTCGTCGGCGCGGGAGCAGCCCAGCGGGTCACCGTTCCGGGCGGACATGAAGGCTGTTGGTCGGCAGGGCGATTGGGAAAGCCGGACGGATGCCAAGGTGCCGGCGCCTGCCGATATCGCGGCGCGGCTCGGGATCACCGAAGGCGAGCTGTGCGTCCGGACGACGTACGAGTTCCTGGCGGACGGCAGGCCGGTTCAGCTGTCGACGAGTTGGGAGCCGTACGACCTCACCGCAGGCTCTCTGGTCGTCCTTCCCGAGGGCGGGCCACACGCGGGCGCGGGGGTCGTGAACCGTATGGCCGCGATCGGAGTCACCGTCAGCCACGCCGTGGAGCACCCGGAACCGAGGCAGGCGACCGCCGAGGAGGCATCGCTTCTCGGCATCCAGAAGGCCGCGCTCGTCACGCACATCCGGCGGACGTACTACAGCGACCAGGGACGACCGGTCGAGACGGCGGACATCGTGATCCCCGCCGCGCACTGCGAGATCGTCTACGAGATTCCGATCAATCCCTGA
- a CDS encoding S1C family serine protease: protein MSTENEGNAVPPAPSAPPVPVASSDSSPQDPAPGGSAPTTPLPQVPQDAPATPGTPAAPEPASAPAAPGHGPMAGEAGPSGPPHAAGPAPDGSWPPPPPPTPAYGDGASHGAPYGAGAGGAGFGAGGGWGASYQQPAPKPRNGRGGLIAGVLVAALIAGGLGGGLGYTLAKDSDSRGSTTVSASDSGAAQVKRAPGTIASVAAKALPSTVTIEAESNNGEGGTGTGFVFDTQGHIVTNNHVVADAVNGGKLTATFPNGKKYDAEIVGHAQGYDVAVIKLKNAPSDLKPLPLGNSDKVAVGDETIAIGAPFGLSNTVTTGIISAKNRPVASSDGSATSKASYMSALQTDASINPGNSGGPLLDATGAVIGINSAIQSTSNGGFGSGQSGSIGLGFAIPINQAKYVAQQLIKTGKPVYAKIGASVSLENTTAGAKITEQGAGGASAIEPGGPADKAGLKPGDVITKLDDMVIDSGPTLIGEIWTHKPGDKVTITYKRGGQEHTVDLTLGSRNGDN from the coding sequence GTGAGCACCGAGAACGAGGGCAACGCGGTACCCCCGGCCCCGTCCGCACCTCCCGTGCCGGTGGCCTCTTCCGACAGTTCCCCCCAGGACCCTGCACCCGGGGGGAGCGCGCCGACGACTCCGCTGCCCCAGGTACCGCAGGACGCTCCGGCCACGCCGGGTACCCCGGCCGCACCCGAGCCGGCCTCCGCGCCCGCGGCGCCGGGCCACGGGCCCATGGCGGGGGAGGCAGGACCGTCCGGTCCCCCGCACGCTGCCGGCCCGGCCCCCGACGGCTCCTGGCCCCCTCCGCCGCCGCCCACCCCGGCCTACGGTGACGGCGCCTCCCACGGTGCTCCCTACGGCGCCGGTGCTGGCGGTGCCGGTTTCGGCGCTGGCGGCGGCTGGGGAGCGTCGTACCAGCAGCCCGCCCCCAAGCCGCGCAACGGTCGCGGCGGCCTGATCGCCGGTGTCCTGGTCGCCGCACTGATCGCCGGTGGCCTGGGCGGCGGCCTCGGATACACCCTGGCCAAGGACAGCGACTCCCGCGGCTCCACCACCGTCTCCGCTTCCGACAGCGGTGCCGCGCAGGTCAAGCGTGCGCCCGGCACGATCGCCAGCGTGGCCGCCAAGGCCCTGCCCAGCACGGTCACCATCGAGGCGGAGAGCAACAACGGCGAGGGCGGCACGGGCACCGGCTTCGTCTTCGACACCCAGGGCCACATCGTCACCAACAATCACGTGGTGGCCGACGCGGTGAACGGCGGCAAGCTCACGGCCACCTTCCCCAACGGCAAGAAGTACGACGCCGAGATCGTCGGCCACGCGCAGGGCTACGACGTCGCCGTCATCAAGCTCAAGAACGCGCCGTCCGACCTCAAGCCGCTGCCCCTCGGCAACTCCGACAAGGTGGCCGTCGGCGACGAGACCATCGCCATCGGTGCCCCCTTCGGCCTGTCCAACACGGTGACGACCGGCATCATCAGTGCCAAGAACCGCCCCGTGGCCTCCAGCGACGGCAGCGCCACCAGCAAGGCGTCGTACATGAGCGCGCTGCAGACCGATGCGTCCATCAACCCGGGCAACTCCGGCGGCCCGCTGCTGGACGCCACCGGTGCGGTCATCGGCATCAACTCGGCGATCCAGTCCACCAGCAACGGAGGCTTCGGCTCCGGTCAGTCCGGATCGATCGGCCTGGGCTTCGCCATCCCGATCAACCAGGCCAAGTACGTCGCCCAGCAGCTGATCAAGACGGGCAAGCCGGTGTACGCCAAGATCGGTGCCTCGGTCTCCCTGGAGAACACCACCGCCGGTGCGAAGATCACCGAGCAGGGCGCGGGCGGAGCCTCTGCGATCGAGCCGGGCGGTCCGGCCGACAAAGCGGGTCTCAAGCCCGGGGACGTCATCACCAAGCTCGACGACATGGTGATCGACAGCGGCCCGACCCTGATCGGTGAGATCTGGACCCACAAGCCGGGCGACAAGGTCACGATCACCTACAAACGGGGCGGCCAGGAACACACGGTGGACCTGACACTGGGCTCGCGGAACGGCGACAACTGA
- a CDS encoding GntR family transcriptional regulator: MTSRRLIVADDLRRQITTGCFGPGDRLPSESTLADRYKVSTATLRSALAALQGEGLVEKIHGKGNFVRRPLRKVTYVGGWGTLDPRTAADVNLRVTVRTTATQARGHLTTLLRVADGSPLTELLHLSYEGDSPHSLARIYVPRDPRSATVPGVRSSRAWAEASFSVPNPPPAEVRETVSARLPTPDEVSTLRINKTLAVLAITRVATDSAGRVLQAALIVFPGERVDAVFTTHHETDERQAYR; the protein is encoded by the coding sequence ATGACGTCTCGCCGCCTCATCGTCGCCGACGACCTGAGGCGCCAGATCACGACCGGATGCTTCGGGCCCGGCGACCGACTTCCTTCCGAATCCACTCTGGCGGACCGGTACAAGGTCAGTACGGCGACATTGCGCAGTGCCCTCGCGGCCCTCCAGGGCGAAGGCCTCGTCGAGAAGATCCACGGCAAGGGAAACTTCGTCCGCCGCCCTCTGCGTAAGGTCACGTACGTCGGAGGATGGGGCACGCTGGACCCCCGGACTGCCGCAGACGTGAATCTGCGCGTCACGGTCCGCACCACCGCGACCCAAGCCCGGGGACACCTGACGACGCTGCTGAGGGTCGCAGACGGAAGCCCACTGACCGAACTCCTCCACCTCAGTTACGAGGGGGACTCCCCTCACAGCCTGGCCCGCATCTACGTCCCCCGAGATCCGAGGTCGGCCACAGTGCCCGGCGTCAGATCCTCAAGGGCGTGGGCGGAAGCAAGCTTCTCCGTGCCGAACCCGCCGCCGGCCGAGGTCCGCGAAACGGTGTCCGCTCGGCTCCCGACTCCGGACGAGGTGTCGACCCTGCGGATCAACAAGACCTTGGCAGTCCTCGCGATCACTCGCGTTGCGACAGACAGCGCCGGACGGGTCCTCCAAGCCGCACTGATCGTCTTCCCGGGAGAGCGCGTCGACGCCGTCTTCACCACCCACCACGAGACTGACGAAAGGCAGGCGTACAGATGA
- a CDS encoding ATP-binding protein, which translates to MRQRKRIGRFPVQANGASTPWRGAKEVSGVALVVAQEVPTSSSMAVPHGPAGVGRARHRMRIQLRSGGVSESVIDDAVLILSELLSNACKHGRPLGDMPSGHGDVRAAWRVDARGRLIVEVTDGGGPTRPAPATPSVTAHGGRGLNIITALADEWGVRDDVQGEVTVWVVVHGDVHDPDAGCHRDGFTTRVAVPSLPGMTLADGTLPDTVLPDLAGLDFADAFEDLA; encoded by the coding sequence ATGCGTCAGCGGAAGAGGATTGGCCGGTTTCCGGTACAGGCCAATGGGGCATCCACACCGTGGCGTGGGGCAAAGGAGGTCTCGGGGGTGGCGTTGGTGGTGGCACAGGAGGTGCCCACGTCGTCGAGCATGGCCGTACCTCATGGCCCTGCGGGCGTGGGGCGGGCGAGGCACCGGATGCGCATACAACTGCGCAGCGGTGGCGTATCGGAATCGGTCATCGACGATGCCGTACTGATCCTGTCTGAACTGTTGAGCAATGCGTGCAAGCACGGACGGCCCCTGGGGGACATGCCGTCCGGGCACGGTGATGTCCGTGCCGCGTGGCGAGTGGATGCCCGGGGCAGACTCATCGTCGAGGTGACGGACGGTGGCGGCCCGACCCGCCCTGCGCCGGCCACCCCGTCGGTGACCGCGCACGGCGGCCGTGGCCTGAACATCATCACGGCTCTGGCCGACGAGTGGGGTGTCCGGGACGACGTCCAGGGCGAGGTGACGGTGTGGGTGGTGGTGCACGGGGACGTCCACGATCCGGATGCCGGGTGCCACCGCGACGGCTTCACTACGCGCGTCGCGGTCCCCTCGCTCCCGGGCATGACCCTTGCGGACGGGACGCTCCCGGACACCGTTCTTCCGGACCTGGCCGGCCTGGACTTCGCAGACGCGTTCGAGGATCTGGCCTGA
- a CDS encoding glycerophosphodiester phosphodiesterase, with product MTHAPQQSIQVVAHRGASEDAPEHTLAAYRKALEDGADALECDVRLTADGHLVCVHDRRVNRTSNGRGAVSALELADLAALDFGSWKTREAWRGRDEEPDWETPPEDLADTSVLTLERLLELVADSGRRVELAIETKHPTRWAGQVEERLLMLLKRFGLDAPASTPDSPVRIMSFSARSLHRVRAAAPTLPTVYLMQFVSPRLRDGRLPAGVRIAGPSIRIVRNHPTYVERLKRAGHQIHVWTVNEPEDVDLCVDLGIDAIITNRPRAVLGHLGR from the coding sequence GTGACCCACGCACCACAGCAATCCATTCAAGTCGTCGCCCACCGGGGCGCCTCCGAGGACGCGCCCGAACACACCCTGGCTGCTTACCGGAAAGCGCTTGAGGACGGCGCGGACGCGCTTGAGTGCGATGTACGACTAACCGCCGACGGCCACCTCGTCTGTGTCCACGACCGGCGGGTGAACCGGACCTCCAACGGTCGTGGAGCCGTCTCCGCGCTGGAACTGGCCGACCTCGCCGCCCTCGACTTCGGCTCCTGGAAGACGCGCGAGGCATGGCGCGGACGGGACGAGGAGCCCGACTGGGAGACCCCGCCGGAGGACCTGGCGGACACCTCCGTGCTCACCCTGGAGCGACTGCTGGAGCTGGTCGCCGACTCCGGACGCCGGGTGGAGCTGGCCATCGAGACCAAGCACCCCACACGGTGGGCGGGCCAGGTCGAGGAACGGCTACTGATGCTGCTGAAGCGGTTCGGCCTGGACGCACCGGCCTCCACCCCTGACTCCCCGGTCCGGATCATGAGCTTCTCGGCACGTTCCCTGCACCGTGTGCGTGCCGCCGCGCCAACACTGCCCACGGTCTACCTGATGCAGTTCGTCTCGCCCCGGCTGCGCGACGGGCGGCTGCCCGCGGGGGTACGGATCGCGGGCCCGTCGATCCGCATCGTGCGCAACCACCCCACGTACGTGGAGCGGCTGAAACGAGCCGGTCACCAGATCCACGTGTGGACCGTGAACGAGCCCGAGGACGTCGACCTGTGCGTCGACCTCGGCATCGACGCCATCATCACCAACCGCCCCCGCGCGGTGCTGGGACACCTCGGCCGCTGA